One genomic region from Oncorhynchus clarkii lewisi isolate Uvic-CL-2024 chromosome 21, UVic_Ocla_1.0, whole genome shotgun sequence encodes:
- the LOC139378521 gene encoding hematopoietic lineage cell-specific protein-like isoform X3, with the protein MWKSVVGHNVSLKVAEGDDWETDPDFENDVSEQEQRWGAKTIEGSGRKEHISVSELRQKVSQEHEVGKQKERAEAPKASYGYGGKFGVEKDRMDKGAVGHGYVAQVEQHSSQTDAKRGFGGKFGVQKDRVDKSAMGFEYKGEVEQHTSQKDYSKGFGGKFGVEKEKVDKAALGYDYKGETEKHESQKDYAKGFGGRHGVQTDRMDKSAVAFTDMESPTSAYEKTIPLEASSAGAGNLKARFENLARSSDEENRKRAEEERARRQAREKREQEEARRRQQEQNSREEEAEQHQPPPVEEHQPPPVEEHQPPPVEEQRPPPVPETNRKPQPPQLPTARAVPQIPRDEPELVEEEEEPDYDQPPCLPPRSSDLLEAEPPQEQTPSEPEQEDEGEYEDISPIPFFPEPVPALDNDYEDLTCGQTAVAIYDYQGEADDEISFNPDDVITNIEMVDEGWWKGHCHGRIGLFPATFVKMM; encoded by the exons ATGTGGAAGTCAGTGGTGGGACACAACGTGAGCTTAAAGGTTGCAGAGGGGGACGACTGGGAGACCGACCCTGACTTTGAG AATGATGTGTCAGAACAGGAACAGAGATGGGGGGCCAAGACCATTGAGGGTTCTGGTCGAAAAGAACACATCAG TGTATCAGAGCTGAGACAGAAGGTGTCCCAGGAGCATGAGGTGGGAAAGCAGAAGGAGCGAGCGGAGGCTCCCAAGGCCTCTTATGGTTACGGGGGGAAGTTTGGAGTGGAGAAAGACCGCATGGACAAG GGGGCAGTGGGGCATGGCTACGTGGCGCAGGTGGAGCAGCACTCATCCCAGACCGATGCAAAGAGAGGATTCGGGGGGAAATTTGGAGTGCAGAAAGACCGTGTGGATAAG tctgCCATGGGTTTTGAATACAAGGGTGAGGTGGAGCAGCATACATCTCAGAAAG ACTATTCCAAGGGTTTTGGGGGGAAGTTTGGGGTGGAGAAGGAGAAAGTGGACAAGGCTGCTTTAGGTTATGACTacaagggagagacagagaagcatGAGTCACAGAAAG ACTATGCCAAGGGCTTTGGGGGACGCCATGGCGTCCAGACAGACCGCATGGATAAA AGTGCAGTGGCCTTCACAGACATGGAATCCCCTACCTCTGCCTATGAGAAGACAATACCATTGGAGGCAT CAAGTGCAGGGGCAGGCAACCTGAAGGCTCGTTTTGAGAACCTGGCTCGGTCATCAGACGAGGAGAACAGAAAGCgagcggaggaggagagagccaggagacaggctagagagaagagagagcaggaggaggcaCGACGCAGACAACAG GAACAGAACAGCAGGGAGGAGGAAGCAGAGCAGCATCAGCCTCCACCTGTTGAAGAGCATCAGCCTCCACCTGTTGAAGAGCATCAGCCTCCACCTGTTGAAGAGCAGAGACCTCCACCTGTTCCAGAGACCAACAGGAAGCCCCAACCACCACAGCTGCCCACTGCCAGGGCAGTGCCTCAGATACCAAGAGATGAACCTGAGCTAGTG gaggaagaggaggagccagACTATGACCAGCCCCCGTGCCTGCCCCCACGGTCAAGTGACCTGCTGGAGGCGGAGCCACCTCAGGAGCAGACCCCATCAGAACCAGagcaggaggatgagggagagtatGAGGATATCTCACCAATACCTTTCTTCCCAGAACCTGTTCCAG CTTTGGATAATGACTATGAGGACCTGACATGCGGTCAGACAGCAGTGGCCATTTATGACTACCAgggag AGGCAGATGATGAGATCTCCTTCAACCCGGATGATGTCATCACCAACATAGAGATGGTGGACGAAGGCTGGTGGAAGGGACACTGTCACGGACGCATTGGACTTTTCCCTGCTACATTTGTGAAAATGATGTAG
- the LOC139378521 gene encoding hematopoietic lineage cell-specific protein-like isoform X2, whose amino-acid sequence MWKSVVGHNVSLKVAEGDDWETDPDFENDVSEQEQRWGAKTIEGSGRKEHISVSELRQKVSQEHEVGKQKERAEAPKASYGYGGKFGVEKDRMDKGAVGHGYVAQVEQHSSQTDAKRGFGGKFGVQKDRVDKSAMGFEYKGEVEQHTSQKDYSKGFGGKFGVEKEKVDKAALGYDYKGETEKHQSQKDYSKGFGGKFGVEKEKVDKAALGYDYKGETEKHESQKDYAKGFGGRHGVQTDRMDKSAVAFTDMESPTSAYEKTIPLEASSAGAGNLKARFENLARSSDEENRKRAEEERARRQAREKREQEEARRRQQEQNSREEEAEQHQPPPVEEHQPPPVEEHQPPPVEEQRPPPVPETNRKPQPPQLPTARAVPQIPRDEPELVEEEEEPDYDQPPCLPPRSSDLLEAEPPQEQTPSEPEQEDEGEYEDISPIPFFPEPVPALDNDYEDLTCGQTAVAIYDYQGEADDEISFNPDDVITNIEMVDEGWWKGHCHGRIGLFPATFVKMM is encoded by the exons ATGTGGAAGTCAGTGGTGGGACACAACGTGAGCTTAAAGGTTGCAGAGGGGGACGACTGGGAGACCGACCCTGACTTTGAG AATGATGTGTCAGAACAGGAACAGAGATGGGGGGCCAAGACCATTGAGGGTTCTGGTCGAAAAGAACACATCAG TGTATCAGAGCTGAGACAGAAGGTGTCCCAGGAGCATGAGGTGGGAAAGCAGAAGGAGCGAGCGGAGGCTCCCAAGGCCTCTTATGGTTACGGGGGGAAGTTTGGAGTGGAGAAAGACCGCATGGACAAG GGGGCAGTGGGGCATGGCTACGTGGCGCAGGTGGAGCAGCACTCATCCCAGACCGATGCAAAGAGAGGATTCGGGGGGAAATTTGGAGTGCAGAAAGACCGTGTGGATAAG tctgCCATGGGTTTTGAATACAAGGGTGAGGTGGAGCAGCATACATCTCAGAAAG ACTATTCAAAGGGTTTTGGAGGGAAGTTTGGGGTGGAGAAGGAGAAAGTGGACAAGGCTGCCTTGGGATACGACTACAAGGGAGAGACCGAGAAGCACCAGTCTCAGAAAG ACTATTCCAAGGGTTTTGGGGGGAAGTTTGGGGTGGAGAAGGAGAAAGTGGACAAGGCTGCTTTAGGTTATGACTacaagggagagacagagaagcatGAGTCACAGAAAG ACTATGCCAAGGGCTTTGGGGGACGCCATGGCGTCCAGACAGACCGCATGGATAAA AGTGCAGTGGCCTTCACAGACATGGAATCCCCTACCTCTGCCTATGAGAAGACAATACCATTGGAGGCAT CAAGTGCAGGGGCAGGCAACCTGAAGGCTCGTTTTGAGAACCTGGCTCGGTCATCAGACGAGGAGAACAGAAAGCgagcggaggaggagagagccaggagacaggctagagagaagagagagcaggaggaggcaCGACGCAGACAACAG GAACAGAACAGCAGGGAGGAGGAAGCAGAGCAGCATCAGCCTCCACCTGTTGAAGAGCATCAGCCTCCACCTGTTGAAGAGCATCAGCCTCCACCTGTTGAAGAGCAGAGACCTCCACCTGTTCCAGAGACCAACAGGAAGCCCCAACCACCACAGCTGCCCACTGCCAGGGCAGTGCCTCAGATACCAAGAGATGAACCTGAGCTAGTG gaggaagaggaggagccagACTATGACCAGCCCCCGTGCCTGCCCCCACGGTCAAGTGACCTGCTGGAGGCGGAGCCACCTCAGGAGCAGACCCCATCAGAACCAGagcaggaggatgagggagagtatGAGGATATCTCACCAATACCTTTCTTCCCAGAACCTGTTCCAG CTTTGGATAATGACTATGAGGACCTGACATGCGGTCAGACAGCAGTGGCCATTTATGACTACCAgggag AGGCAGATGATGAGATCTCCTTCAACCCGGATGATGTCATCACCAACATAGAGATGGTGGACGAAGGCTGGTGGAAGGGACACTGTCACGGACGCATTGGACTTTTCCCTGCTACATTTGTGAAAATGATGTAG
- the LOC139378522 gene encoding protein LLP homolog, which produces MAKSLRSKWKRKMRAVKRAKNAPKELARLKQALAHGGTGEISMNDIQDIATVVPAGKIKEKKVDVDMEAEEVDDGKMDMDSKRSKTTQLDEHGQYPTWMSQRQAKKLKGKRITKKSGGKANKKKKGIAW; this is translated from the exons ATGGCCAAAAGTCTGCGAAGCAAATGGAAGCGGAAGATGCGTGCAGTGAAGAGAGCGAAGAACGCCCCTAAGGAACTGGCTCGGTTGAAGCAAGCCTTGGCCCACGGTGGCACAGGAGAGATCTCCATGAATGACATTCAGGACATAGCTACAGTGGTGCCAGCTGGGAAGATAAAGGAGAAGAAAGTGGATGTAGACATGGAGGCAGAGGAAGTCGATG ATGGAAAGATGGACATGGACAGCAAGCGCAGTAAGACGACCCAATTGGACGAGCACGGACAGTACCCAACATGGATGAGCCAACGACAGGCCAAGAAACTGAAAGGCAAACGCATAACAAAAAAATCAGGAGGAAAGGCCAACAAAAAAAAGAAGGGCATTGCCTGGTAG
- the LOC139378521 gene encoding src substrate cortactin-like isoform X1, with protein MWKSVVGHNVSLKVAEGDDWETDPDFENDVSEQEQRWGAKTIEGSGRKEHISVSELRQKVSQEHEVGKQKERAEAPKASYGYGGKFGVEKDRMDKGAVGHGYVAQVEQHSSQTDAKRGFGGKFGVQKDRVDKSAMGFEYKGEVEQHTSQKDYSKGFGGKFGVEKEKVDKAALGYDYKGETEKHQSQKDYSKGFGGKFGVEKEKVDKAALGYDYKGETEKHQSQKDYSKGFGGKFGVEKEKVDKAALGYDYKGETEKHESQKDYAKGFGGRHGVQTDRMDKSAVAFTDMESPTSAYEKTIPLEASSAGAGNLKARFENLARSSDEENRKRAEEERARRQAREKREQEEARRRQQEQNSREEEAEQHQPPPVEEHQPPPVEEHQPPPVEEQRPPPVPETNRKPQPPQLPTARAVPQIPRDEPELVEEEEEPDYDQPPCLPPRSSDLLEAEPPQEQTPSEPEQEDEGEYEDISPIPFFPEPVPALDNDYEDLTCGQTAVAIYDYQGEADDEISFNPDDVITNIEMVDEGWWKGHCHGRIGLFPATFVKMM; from the exons ATGTGGAAGTCAGTGGTGGGACACAACGTGAGCTTAAAGGTTGCAGAGGGGGACGACTGGGAGACCGACCCTGACTTTGAG AATGATGTGTCAGAACAGGAACAGAGATGGGGGGCCAAGACCATTGAGGGTTCTGGTCGAAAAGAACACATCAG TGTATCAGAGCTGAGACAGAAGGTGTCCCAGGAGCATGAGGTGGGAAAGCAGAAGGAGCGAGCGGAGGCTCCCAAGGCCTCTTATGGTTACGGGGGGAAGTTTGGAGTGGAGAAAGACCGCATGGACAAG GGGGCAGTGGGGCATGGCTACGTGGCGCAGGTGGAGCAGCACTCATCCCAGACCGATGCAAAGAGAGGATTCGGGGGGAAATTTGGAGTGCAGAAAGACCGTGTGGATAAG tctgCCATGGGTTTTGAATACAAGGGTGAGGTGGAGCAGCATACATCTCAGAAAG ACTATTCAAAGGGTTTTGGAGGGAAGTTTGGGGTGGAGAAGGAGAAAGTGGACAAGGCTGCTTTAGGTTACGACTACAAGGGAGAGACCGAGAAGCACCAGTCTCAGAAAG ACTATTCAAAGGGTTTTGGAGGGAAGTTTGGGGTGGAGAAGGAGAAAGTGGACAAGGCTGCCTTGGGATACGACTACAAGGGAGAGACCGAGAAGCACCAGTCTCAGAAAG ACTATTCCAAGGGTTTTGGGGGGAAGTTTGGGGTGGAGAAGGAGAAAGTGGACAAGGCTGCTTTAGGTTATGACTacaagggagagacagagaagcatGAGTCACAGAAAG ACTATGCCAAGGGCTTTGGGGGACGCCATGGCGTCCAGACAGACCGCATGGATAAA AGTGCAGTGGCCTTCACAGACATGGAATCCCCTACCTCTGCCTATGAGAAGACAATACCATTGGAGGCAT CAAGTGCAGGGGCAGGCAACCTGAAGGCTCGTTTTGAGAACCTGGCTCGGTCATCAGACGAGGAGAACAGAAAGCgagcggaggaggagagagccaggagacaggctagagagaagagagagcaggaggaggcaCGACGCAGACAACAG GAACAGAACAGCAGGGAGGAGGAAGCAGAGCAGCATCAGCCTCCACCTGTTGAAGAGCATCAGCCTCCACCTGTTGAAGAGCATCAGCCTCCACCTGTTGAAGAGCAGAGACCTCCACCTGTTCCAGAGACCAACAGGAAGCCCCAACCACCACAGCTGCCCACTGCCAGGGCAGTGCCTCAGATACCAAGAGATGAACCTGAGCTAGTG gaggaagaggaggagccagACTATGACCAGCCCCCGTGCCTGCCCCCACGGTCAAGTGACCTGCTGGAGGCGGAGCCACCTCAGGAGCAGACCCCATCAGAACCAGagcaggaggatgagggagagtatGAGGATATCTCACCAATACCTTTCTTCCCAGAACCTGTTCCAG CTTTGGATAATGACTATGAGGACCTGACATGCGGTCAGACAGCAGTGGCCATTTATGACTACCAgggag AGGCAGATGATGAGATCTCCTTCAACCCGGATGATGTCATCACCAACATAGAGATGGTGGACGAAGGCTGGTGGAAGGGACACTGTCACGGACGCATTGGACTTTTCCCTGCTACATTTGTGAAAATGATGTAG